In the Flavisolibacter tropicus genome, one interval contains:
- a CDS encoding acyltransferase family protein has product MKYIRQLDSIRAVGALLVVIWHWVPQESILFLYPMGSFAVNCFFVLSGFLITSILLNNRKEAETQSFPKNTVLLNFYVRRGLRIFPIYFLLILLMALIHHRLHFSLNDLIASITYTTNFYFFAIKDWPLVIPHFWSLAVEEQFYLVWPLLMLFLPKRYLLHCIGLFILIGFISQTYITDREFGYLLPNACIDAFALGGFLAWVAAYKPATLPKFYRLICVLALISVGIIALDVIDPFSIKQIRTAHSILCVWVIAHILMYSEKKSWLVSFTNNKLLMTIGKVSYGIYLYHVLYYELVFYPMRDHLPFFKDLDPFYQGWLFLVPNLFGLYFICWLSWKYIERPILGLRHQFSYQKPIENLTEPPITISQPEKLSRLTIIQQFSNKFKKAIPKTGSIDQ; this is encoded by the coding sequence ATGAAATACATTAGACAGTTGGATAGTATCCGTGCAGTTGGGGCGCTACTTGTAGTCATTTGGCATTGGGTTCCCCAGGAGAGTATTCTTTTTCTATACCCTATGGGGTCATTTGCAGTAAACTGTTTCTTTGTTCTAAGCGGCTTTCTAATTACCTCTATTCTGCTAAACAATCGAAAGGAAGCAGAAACCCAAAGTTTCCCCAAAAACACAGTATTACTAAACTTTTATGTAAGACGAGGGTTACGCATTTTCCCCATTTACTTTTTACTGATACTGTTGATGGCACTCATACATCACAGATTGCATTTTTCCCTAAATGACCTGATAGCAAGCATTACGTATACCACCAATTTCTATTTTTTTGCTATTAAAGACTGGCCACTCGTCATTCCGCACTTTTGGTCATTAGCGGTAGAAGAACAATTTTACCTGGTATGGCCCTTATTAATGTTATTCCTGCCCAAACGCTATCTGCTTCATTGCATAGGACTTTTTATTCTGATAGGTTTTATTAGCCAAACTTATATAACCGATCGCGAGTTTGGTTATCTCTTACCCAATGCCTGTATAGATGCCTTTGCTCTTGGAGGTTTTTTGGCCTGGGTAGCAGCTTACAAACCGGCTACCTTACCCAAATTTTATCGCCTTATCTGCGTACTCGCCCTGATAAGCGTAGGAATTATCGCGCTTGATGTAATTGACCCATTTTCCATTAAACAAATACGAACAGCGCACAGCATTTTGTGTGTATGGGTTATTGCTCATATATTAATGTATAGCGAAAAGAAATCGTGGCTTGTTTCTTTTACAAATAATAAGCTGCTAATGACCATTGGAAAAGTTAGCTATGGGATATACTTATACCATGTACTCTACTACGAACTCGTTTTTTATCCCATGCGTGACCACTTACCTTTTTTTAAAGACCTTGATCCTTTTTACCAAGGTTGGCTTTTTTTAGTGCCTAATCTTTTTGGTCTTTATTTTATTTGCTGGCTTTCGTGGAAATATATTGAACGCCCCATTTTAGGTTTAAGACATCAGTTCAGTTATCAAAAGCCAATAGAGAATCTTACAGAACCACCAATAACAATCTCCCAGCCAGAAAAGCTGAGTCGCCTCACGATCATTCAACAGTTTTCCAATAAGTTTAAAAAAGCTATACCGAAGACTGGAAGCATTGACCAATAG